In Camelina sativa cultivar DH55 chromosome 16, Cs, whole genome shotgun sequence, a single window of DNA contains:
- the LOC109124507 gene encoding glucan endo-1,3-beta-glucosidase 8: MLNLLTLVVRFAIVIFNLGITVNGLGVNWGTMATHKLPPKTVVQMLKDNNINKVKLFDADETTMGALAGSGLEVMVAIPNDQLKVMGSYHRAKDWVRKNVTRYNFDGGVNITFVAVGNEPFLKSYNGSFINLTFPALQNIQNALNEAGLGNSVKATVPLNADVYDSPASNPVPSAGRFRPDIIGQMTQIVDFLGKNNAPITINIYPFLSLYGNDDFPLNYAFFDGAQPINDNGVDYTNVFDANFDTLVSSLKAVGHGDMPIIVGEVGWPTEGDKHANSGNAYRFYNGLLPRLGTNKGTPLRPTYIEVYLFGLLDEDAKSIAPGEFERHWGIFKFDGQPKFPIDLSGQGQNKFLIGAQNVPYLPNKWCVFNPEAKDLTKLAANIDFACTFSDCTALGYGSSCNSLDANGNASYAFNMYFQVKNQDESACFFQGLATITTQNISQGQCSFPIQIVASSASSFSSLSYSLFFLTVWFLLSGMMF, from the exons ATGTTGAATCTGTTAACCCTCGTAGTCCGATTTGCAATCGTAATATTTAATTTGGGTATTACGGTAAATGGGTTGGGTGTGAATTGGGGAACAATGGCTACACATAAGCTGCCGCCAAAGACAGTGGTTCAGATGCTCAAGGACAATAACATTAACAAAGTTAAGCTCTTTGACGCGGACGAGACCACCATGGGTGCACTGGCTGGCTCCGGTCTCGAAGTGATGGTCGCTATTCCCAATGATCAGCTTAAGGTCATGGGCAGTTACCATCGAGCCAAAGATTGGGTTCGTAAGAATGTCACTCGTTATAATTTCGATGGTGGTGTCAATATCAC gtttgtaGCTGTTGGGAATGAGCCATTCCTCAAATCGTACAATGGATCGTTCATAAACCTCACATTCCCTGCACTTCAAAACATCCAAAATGCTTTAAATGAAGCCGGACTAGGAAACTCCGTCAAAGCAACAGTCCCTTTGAACGCGGATGTATACGACTCACCTGCAAGCAACCCCGTTCCATCTGCAGGAAGATTCCGTCCTGACATCATTGGTCAAATGACTCAGATTGTTGACTTCCTTGGCAAGAACAATGCTCCCATCACAATCAACATCTACCCTTTCTTAAGTCTCTATGGGAATGATGATTTCCCACTCAATTACGCCTTCTTCGATGGAGCTCAGCCGATAAATGACAACGGTGTTGATTACACAAACGTCTTTGATGCCAATTTCGACACTTTGGTATCGTCTTTGAAAGCTGTTGGTCACGGAGATATGCCGATAATCGTTGGAGAAGTCGGTTGGCCAACAGAGGGTGACAAACACGCTAATTCCG GCAATGCCTACAGATTCTACAACGGGCTTTTACCGAGGCTTGGAACAAACAAAGGCACTCCATTGAGGCCCACCTACATTGAGGTATACTTGTTCGGATTACTTGATGAGGATGCGAAAAGTATAGCACCTGGAGAGTTTGAACGCCATTGGGGAATATTTAAATTCGATGGGCAACCAAAGTTTCCAATAGATCTGTCGGGTCAAGGACAGAATAAGTTCTTGATTGGTGCACAAAACGTGCCATATCTACCAAACAAGTGGTGTGTGTTTAATCCAGAAGCCAAAGATTTGACTAAACTCGCGGCTAACATAGATTTCGCCTGCACTTTCTCCGATTGCACGGCGCTTGGTTATGGATCTTCCTGCAATAGTCTTGATGCAAATGGGAATGCCTCATACGCGTTTAACATGTACTTTCAAGTCAAGAATCAGGACGAGAGTGCTTGTTTCTTCCAAGGTTTGGCCACCATTACAACGCAGAATATATCTCAAGGACAATGCAGTTTCCCTATTCAGATTGTCGCTTCCTCagcctcttctttttcttctttgtcttattctttgttttttttaaccgTTTGGTTTCTATTGTCAGGGATGATGTTTTGA